The following is a genomic window from Candidatus Methylomirabilota bacterium.
TCGCGCTCGCCGAACTCGAAGGCCTCGGTGCGATCCTCGAGCTCTTCGGGCGTGACGAGGCCCTTGTCCGCGAGCAGCCGCTCGAAGGAGGCGAGCCAGCGCTCGTAGTAGCGCGACTCCTCGCCGCGCGCCTCGGCCTGGGCGATCTGGGCGATCAACTGGCGCTGGAACTCCCCCCAGCCGTAGAGACGGTGATCGTGGAGCGCGACGGCCATGCCGAAGACGCGCCCTTCCCACGGCTCCTCGAAGACCAGCTCGCCGTTCTTGCGCGGCACGGCCGCGGGCCCGTCCATGTTGGCGAGAAGCCTGTCCGACGCGGCATTGTCATGGAGCGCCGCGGGCGGGAGGCCCGCGGGCGGCGGGACGCGGCAGGCCTTCGGCTGCGGCGCGCCCTGGCGGAGGTGTAAGTCGGCCACGGGTTGGCCGTCGGGCCGCTCTTCCCACGTGGATGCGGTGAACTGGTAGGCCGCAAGGGCCGGCGGCGGCGGCGACCACTCCTCCGCGCGGACCAATCCCTCGATCCAGTCGTAGAGCGCCACGACCTGCGCGTCCGTCGCGATCGAGTGGAACCAGGCCTGCCGCCCGTCGAAGAGCAGCATCGCCACATTGGCCAGCGCGCAGGGGCCGAGGCAGCCGCCGATGGTGAGATGCACGCGGTTGCGCAGGCTGCGCCGCTCCCATTCGGTATGGTAGAGGTCGCGCGGCACGGGCGCGTAGCCGTCCTGGACGCGCCCGCAGCAGCAGGCGTCGGCGCAGACGAAGAGCTGCCCGAGCATGCGCGCCACGTGAATGCGTCGGCCGTCCGGACGCGAGACGATATTGCGCACGGCTACCGGGCCGCCGCGGGAGCCTGGCAGAGCGCCACGCCGATCATGGCATCGCGGGTGACGAGCGCCGCCAGCTCGGCATCCGAGAGCCCCTCGGTGCCTTCGGGGCGCAGCGGCAGCACCATGTAGCGGATCTCGGCGCTCGAATCCCAGACGCGGATCTCGGTGTCGGGCGGCAGCTCGACGCCGAACTCGACCAGAATCTTGCGCGGCTCGAGGACGGCCCGCGAGCGATAGGCGGGCGACTTGTACCAGACGGGCGGGAGTCCGAGCACGATCCACGGGTAGCAG
Proteins encoded in this region:
- a CDS encoding nitrile hydratase accessory protein; the encoded protein is MRNIVSRPDGRRIHVARMLGQLFVCADACCCGRVQDGYAPVPRDLYHTEWERRSLRNRVHLTIGGCLGPCALANVAMLLFDGRQAWFHSIATDAQVVALYDWIEGLVRAEEWSPPPPALAAYQFTASTWEERPDGQPVADLHLRQGAPQPKACRVPPPAGLPPAALHDNAASDRLLANMDGPAAVPRKNGELVFEEPWEGRVFGMAVALHDHRLYGWGEFQRQLIAQIAQAEARGEESRYYERWLASFERLLADKGLVTPEELEDRTEAFEFGERDEVY